GTCCCTTATCTCGCTGAGCTTCGCGGTCGTTGCCGCGGTCTGCTCCTGTGCTTGTTCAGCGAGTCGGATGGCATCGTCGATCTCGCTGAGCTTCCTGGAAGACAGGACGGCCGCCCGCTCTACCAGGTCGTCCCGGGACACGGTGGTCAGCCACGTGCACGGGGTGAAGCCTGGACGCGGGAACGCGAGCCGCACCACGCCTTCGAGCGGCAGCCCTTCACCGGCGCCGACCGTCACTTCGATGCCCAGACCGCTGATGTCGAAGCCCGCCGGAGCGACGACCTGCATCACCTGGAACCCGGACGCGTCGTCTCCTGACAGCAGTACGACCAACCTCCGCTCGTCGAACTGGACCCACCAGACTTCGCCACGTTGCACAAGTCCTCCGATACACAGGACGGCAGGCCGACGCTGCGCGACCTGACGCGGTGTGGATACGGGTGCGGCCACCGTTGATCATCGGTGTGTGAAGACAAACGATCATGCGGTGGCTGCAGGTCACAGCGTAGACCCTGCCTCGCTGGCAGGAGGCGTTCGAGGGCCTGATGAGCCGGATAGCGGGGCGCTTCACACGGGTCGAATCCCGCCGCCGGGCCCGGAAGTTGGTACTCGGCATGTTGTCGGACCTGCCGCGCAGGAACTGCTGGACCATCGCCGAGTGGGCCGGGGACAGGACCCCGGACGGCATGTAGCACCTGCTCGGGAGAGTGAAGTGGGATGCCGACCGGATCCTTGACGAGGTGGGTGACTACGTGGTGGGGCATCTGCACGACGGCGAGGCGGTGCTGGTGGTCGACGAGATGGGTGACGTGAAGAAAGGCACCGACACCGTTGGAGTCCAGCGGCAGTACACCGGCACCGCGGGCAGGATCGAGAACGCCCAGGTCGCCGTCTACCTGGTCTACGCCAGCCGCCGCGGGTACGCCGCAGTGGACCGGAAACTCTATGTTCCTCGTTCCTGGACCTCCGATCCCGACCGCTGCCGGGCCGCCGGCCTCGGTGACAACACAAAGTTCGCGACCAAGCCGGAGCTGGCCGCTCGCATGGTCACCCGATGCCTCGACGCCGGCCATCGGGCCGCCTGGGTCGCGGGAGACGAGGTCTACGGCGGCAACCCGAGGCTGCGCACCGCGCTGGAGGAACGGGGCACCGGCTACGTCCTCGCGGTGGCCTGCTCGCACGAAGCCACCACAGGCGCCGCGCCGGGAGGTTTCGCGCCGACATGTTGGCCAGGAGGGTGCCCAAGAGGGCCTGGCAGAAGCTGTCCGCAGGGGCCGGAGCCAAGGGCCACCGCTTCTATGACTGGGCCGTCATCGACCTCGCCGATCCCCCGGCCCGGGAGCCGGCAGCTGCTGATCCGCCGCAACCGCAGCACCGGCGAACGTGCCTACTACCGCTGCTACTCGCCTGCCGCAGTGCCGCTGACCACCCTGGTGTGCGTCGCTGGATCAAGGTGGCGGGTCGAGGAGTTTTTCCAGTCCGGCGAGGGCCTGGCGGCCCTGGACGAGCACCAGGTCCGCCGCTACCCGTCCTGGTCCCGCTGGGTCGCCCTGGCCATGCTCGCGCATGCCTTCCTCGTCGTCCTCTGTGCGAACGAACACGAGGGTCATTGCTCGCCCGACGAGCTGATACCGCTCACTTGTGACGAGATCCAACGACTGTTCATCACGCTTGTCAACCGGACCGTCTTTGACCCTGTCCACCGACTTCGCTGGTCCCTCTGGCGACGCCGCCACCAGGCTCGATCCCAGACCAGCCACTACCGGCGTCAAGCCGCTCAAGCATGAAGATCACGATCTACGGCTGTGGTACTAAGACGTCGTTCCATTTGGTGAGGCGGCGGTGGCAGATGAGGGCGGCTGCTATGCCAGCGAAGGCGAGGAAGTGTTCTGCCTTGCGTTCGTAGCGGCGGTGGAGTCGGCGGCAGCCGGCGAGCCAGGACACGGTCCTCTCGACGACCCAGCGGTGGCGGCCGAGCCGCTTTGAGGACTCGATGCCCTTGCGAGCGATGCGGTGGCGGATGCCGCGTTTGCGGAGCCATCGCCGCAGGTGGTCGTAGTCGTAGCCCTTATCTGCGTGGAGCTTGCCGGGTCGGCGTCGACGCGGTCCTCGCCGGGACCGGATCGGCGGGATCCCGCGCACGAGCGGTTCAAGGCCCAGGCTGTCGTGCATGTTCGCGCCGGAGATGCCCAGCGAGAGAGGCAGTCCGTTCCGGTCGGTGATCAGGTGGATCTTCGATCCCAACTTGCCTCGGTCGGTCGGATTCGGTCCTGTCAGTGGCCCCCTTTTGCCGCCCGGAGGCTGACGGAGTCGATCGCACACCGGGACCAGTCCAGTTCCCCGCGGGCGCCGAGTTCGTCGAGTATGACGCGGTGGAGCCGGGCCCAGACCCGGGCCCGGCTCCATTGGGCGAAGCGTCGGTAGACCGTCTGCCAGCTCGGCCCGAACACCGGCGGCAGTTGCCGCCACGTGCAGCCCGAGGTCGCCACGAAGACGATCGCGGCCAGGGCCTCGCGGTCACCCGCCCGGCGCCGGCCGCCGCCCTGCGGACGTATCACCTCTGTCGGAGG
This Streptomyces sp. NBC_00539 DNA region includes the following protein-coding sequences:
- a CDS encoding IS5 family transposase (programmed frameshift) — translated: MADLIERLVPAELWVLFRRVVPPTEVIRPQGGGRRRAGDREALAAIVFVATSGCTWRQLPPVFGPSWQTVYRRFAQWSRARVWARLHRVILDELGARGELDWSRCAIDSVSLRAAKGGHLTGPNPTDRGKLGSKIHLITDRNGLPLSLGISGANMHDSLGLEPLVRGIPPIRSRRGPRRRRPGKLHADKGYDYDHLRRWLRKRGIRHRIARKGIESSKRLGRHRWVVERTVSWLAGCRRLHRRYERKAEHFLAFAGIAAALICHRRLTKWNDVLVPQP
- a CDS encoding type II toxin-antitoxin system PemK/MazF family toxin, translating into MQRGEVWWVQFDERRLVVLLSGDDASGFQVMQVVAPAGFDISGLGIEVTVGAGEGLPLEGVVRLAFPRPGFTPCTWLTTVSRDDLVERAAVLSSRKLSEIDDAIRLAEQAQEQTAATTAKLSEIRDALRRGELG
- a CDS encoding IS701 family transposase, with protein sequence MGDYVVGHLHDGEAVLVVDEMGDVKKGTDTVGVQRQYTGTAGRIENAQVAVYLVYASRRGYAAVDRKLYVPRSWTSDPDRCRAAGLGDNTKFATKPELAARMVTRCLDAGHRAAWVAGDEVYGGNPRLRTALEERGTGYVLAVACSHEATTGAAPGGFAPTCWPGGCPRGPGRSCPQGPEPRATASMTGPSSTSPIPRPGSRQLLIRRNRSTGERAYYRCYSPAAVPLTTLVCVAGSRWRVEEFFQSGEGLAALDEHQVRRYPSWSRWVALAMLAHAFLVVLCANEHEGHCSPDELIPLTCDEIQRLFITLVNRTVFDPVHRLRWSLWRRRHQARSQTSHYRRQAAQA